The Ciconia boyciana chromosome 26, ASM3463844v1, whole genome shotgun sequence nucleotide sequence GAGCTCCTCTCGCACCTCCAGCACAGTGTGGCCCGTGACCACAAACACCTCCGTCATGTCGTCCGTCAGCATCTTGCAGGAGTAGCCAATGTTCACAGCTGTTTCTGGGGACAGGAAACCATGGGCTGAGCCAGGCTCAGCTGAGGGGGGGGAGCGTCTGTCCCACCGCCCCCAGGCAGATGGGATCCAGCCCATGAATGTCCTCGTCTCCAGCCAGcccagacccccaccccagcaatGCCTCACCCTGTTTGTCCCCCGTCAACACCCAGATCTTGATGTTGGCCAGCGTCAGGATGGCGATGGTTTCGGGGACACCCTGCTGCAGTTTGTCCTCGATGGCCGTGGCTCCGAGCAGCTGGGGGACCCAAACAGGCGGGAGGTCAGCAAGGTCTGCCCCTCCAGCCGCCTCCcggccccagtgcccccagcccacGTACCATCATATCGTGCTCCACCTCGTCGTAGAGCCGAGCCAGGCGATCCTCACGGGCCTCGGCGGCACTGCTGGCTCGGTGCAGCCGCTCGGACCAGTCCTCGTAGTAGCCCTCCTCCAGGTCTTTGTAGGCCAGCACGAGCGTCCGCAGCCCCTCGCCAGCATATTCCTGCAAGCGGCCGGAGCTGGGTGCACAGGCAGACCCCGACGGTGTCCCCAGACCCTGCTCGCCCCCCAGGACAGGGCACAAGCCAGGCTCCACGCGTTTGGGcagcccctcttcccttcccagccctgcccgcaggaCCCTGCCTCACTCACGTTGAGGTGGTCGGTGGTGACGTTGGTCAGGTCCTGGTTGATGGGGTGCAGGCGCTCCAGCAGGATGGTGTCAGCACCTTTGCAGTACAGCCGGATCTTGCCCTCAGGGCTGCGgactgcagggagcaggggacaAGCTGCCTGGCTCAGGGGTGCAGGAGCGGGTCTCACTCCAACCCCCAGCCACAGCCCCACGATGCCTCCACAGTCACGTCACCAGCTGGTCCCCAGCACACCACACCACACCGAGCCCCCgcgccccagccccaccgcgGCCCTCTgggccccacagcccctgtgCCGTGCCCAGGACCTCACCGATGACGGACATGCGTTTGCGGATGTTGTTGAAGTCCAGGATGGCCAGCAGCTGGTAGGTGATGGCTCGACCCAGCTCATGCACTGTGATGGTCTTGGGCGTGCGGGACCGGAACACGAAGCCGAAGTTTCTTGCAGCCGTGACCAGCGCTCCCTCGTCCGGGGACTGAGCCTTGTAATACAGCTCCCCTGGGGACAGCACGGGGGGTCAGAGCCAGCACCGCGCCCCGAGCCGTGCAGGGACAGGTCCTGCCCTCCGCACCCACCTTCGCTCTTCTCCTCGGACATGACGGTGTGGCAGAGCGAGAGCAGGCGGAAGAACTCGTGCACGTGGGGGTCTCCCAGCTTGACGGCTTCCAGCAGGCTGGGGTCCCAGAACTGGAACCGTGGGTCCGCCAGCGGGTTGAAGGAGAAGTCGACTGGCTCTGGCCTCTGGCAGGGGCAGAGATGGGGTTACCCCCCTGCGGCACGCGGCACAGCCAGGCACCGGCGCTGCGGCACCCGTACCTCTCCCAGCTCCGCCTTGTGACCCAGCACGTCCTGCACGTCACCTGTGAACCGGGGCACGGAGTTAACCAGGACAGGGACCCAACGCTGCtgcccccaccagcacccacgcCCAGGGGACCACGAGGCAGCGGCAGCCCCACAACGCTATGGCTGAGCGTCATCCCCCGGCTGCCCCGAGTGCCCCAAAGGGTCTGCAGGAGGGGAGCCAGCGCGCCCACACCCTGCAGGCAGACCCAGCCTGGTGCCGGGGCCCTGCGCTCACCATAGCTGTGCCCGTTCACGGAGCACTTGCTGAAGACCATGATGTTCTGGGTGAGGGTGCCGGTCTTGTCGGAGAAGATGTACTccacctgccccagctcctcATTGAGCGTGGTGGTCCGGGCCTCAGCTGGCGTCCGGCGCTTGGCACAATACATCTTCTTGTCCCAGTTGATGAAGTAGCTGTGCCCGAGACGGATCACCTCCACGCTGCGGGGGGGACAGCTGGGCGTCACCGGGGCAGGGCAGCACGCTCTGCTGAGCCAGCGACGGGCACACACACGcccaccccagacccccaagCGCCTGGGGCACCCTGGCACCCAGGGCCCCCACGCTGCTTGCCGGCTCCCACGCCCTTCCCCGGGGCTGGCCCGCACCCGCTCCTACCGACAGCCGCCGCcaagccagggctggggacgcGGGGCCTGGCACCGAGGGGGCAGCCCGTGGGGCTCCCCGGGCATCTCACACACCTACGCGCCCCGaaccccctccccggcccccagGGCAGACAGCAATGAGCTagtgggaggggtgggggtgacaCGTTCTTACCTCGGGGCTAAGGGTGACAGAACCCATGCTGGGGAAcgaaaagagagagaaattaaaagagagagagaaggggacagtgcaggagcctgggagctgcaggagggcagagcaAAATAACCAGcatgcagccagggcagggagagacGAGCAGCCAGACAGACACAGCTGGGGGGGCCCCGAGGGACCTGTGGGGTCTCAGGTCTTGGGGTATCCCCGAGGGCAGACCTGGCCCATCACCAGGAGAGCAGCCCGCGCCCACCCCACGCACACAGCTCTGCCCGTGGGTCTCCATCCCCGTCTCCCCTCCCCAGAGGGCACCCCTAATTCCTGGTGCCTGTTCCTCGCGCACCCCCGGCCCAGCCCCTCGGCCCCTGCCCTACCTCACGTAGAGGGAGATGGGCACCACAGTGTTGAGGATGATGATGTAGGACCAGAAGGAGAGGAAGCCAGAGAAGAAGGCACTGTGCACCCCCTCGTCCCAGGGCAGGTAGATCTGGAAGCAGACGCCCACCTCGTGCTCCCAGATGGCATTGCCGATGGCCAGGATCACCCCCATGCACACCAGGAACCCGAAGATctggggacaggatgggacaTCAGAGCCCCAACCAGGCCAGAGCCGGGGCTCCCTGGGATCTGCCTTCCGCATACCCAGAGCACCAGCGTGTTCATCAGCCGATCGATGCTCGTCCGCTTGAACTTGGTCCGGCCGCTGTTCTGCATCAGTTTCGTGTCGggccctggggagagggaagggcgTCAGCAGGGTCTCTCCCTTCCGCGCAGtgcagtggcagcagctgtCCCAGCCCACCTGCGAAGACGACGAGGCCGAAGCACCACTCGGTGTTGCGCAGGacgcagccccgcagcagcatGTTCTGGTTGCTCAGGGGGTACTTGTTCTCCTTCCAGTACAGCGTCCCGCCAAACTTGTCCAGCTTGTTGTTGGGGGGTTCACAGATCACCTCGCCTGGGCGCAGGGGATGGCTCGGCTGTAACGTGCCCTCTCCACGCGGCCAGctccatcccagtgctcccagcaccgtccccagctccccagagATCCGCTTCAAGCCACGGGACCACAACACCGTGTAGATGGTCCTGGCCTCTCCAGGGTGGACCCACGCCAGGTGATGGAGCAGGAAAcccaggggctgccccactGCAGAGGACTGGTCGCAGGCACTCACCATCAAACCGAGCCAGCTTGCTGGTGTCGCTCAGCTCCGAGGTGACGGGGATGGCCTGCCGCACTTTCATGTTGGTCTCTCTGCGGGCAAGGAGGCACCACGCGCGGGGTTAGGGACAGCCTGGCAGGGAAGACCTTCGCAGATGCTCCCCGGTTTCAGGTCcccggcagctcctgccccgccTGCAGCCCGTTCTCACTCCTACCTCTCGCCTTCCCCTGCCACCCGAGGCGAGCAGGGTCACCTACCCGTCCAGCTCCGCGGTCTCTATGTAGCACAACCCATGGGGTTcgctgctggagaggaggaggaggtcagCCTGCCGGGAGAGACACGTGAAGGGTTATGCTGACCCTGGGGCTCCCCTACGCCTTCCCCAGGGAAGCTCCTGGCCCTCGGACACCAGGGGCCAGCGGGGCCTCCGGAGCCACGCGTCCTCAGCAGGGCACTGCCAGCACCCCGGCCTGGACACCGTTGCCCGAAGCGCCCACATCAGCCAAATCCCCAGAGCTTAAACATGGCTCAAATGCTACAACCTAAATGCAACTTCCAGGCTGCAAAGTCCCTGATGTCTCCACCCCAGGAGGTGatggaggagcagaaaagcagagcgGGTGCAGCACCACGCCGTGCTGCTGTCCCCGTGCACTGCCCAGCCGGGACCGTGCTCGTCTCAGGGCCACACTCACCGCCACGAACTGGTTGTTCTCCAACTTGATGATGTCTCCGACACGGACGTTCATCCACTGCTCCTGACGGAGGCTGCAGAGGGACGGCGGAGTGGAGTTAGGTGGGAGCTGGCAGCGTtgcttctcccctgccccactgcgctctgcccctgcctgcagccctgtgccGCATCCGGCAGGGCcccgtgccccctccctggctgcccCATCCCCACGACACTCACACTCCGCCGATCAGCACCTGAGACTGCCGGTTGTTCACCTGGTTGTCGCTTTTATGGCGGAACTGGGTGCGGAGGGGAAGAGACAGCGTCGTCAGCCCCTCTGGGGACAAGGTCCTGCGTCCCTCCCCCGGCAAATGCCATGGCCCCGGGCACCGCACACCCGCACCAGGGTCACAGCCGCCTGCCCAGCCCCAAGTCCCATGCCCAGCCGGCAGCGGGCAGCCAGCCCAGGTAGAGGGGCGCGTGGGGGACCACTCACATAGTCGTCGGTGGCATCTTTGACAGCTGTGATGGTTAAGACAAGAACCAAAGGCACGATGGTGGTGAACCAGGAGAGCGAAGAGATCTGCGGGAtcagctggggacagggagcggGAGTTAGAGGGGACCAGGCCAGCCCCAGGCCCATGCTACCTCTGCTCGAGGGGGCCAAACCCGCCGCTTCGCAGGGACAGGACGTGTCCTGGGTCCTCCCGGCTGCCCAGCCAGGCAAGGACAGCGCGGGGGGGCCCCGTCTGCCTCCCCGGGCCCCCCAGCACTCACCTgcaggatgaggaggaagaggaaatagGTGTTGGCCACTTCCTGGAACTGCTCGAAGAGGTTGACAGGCAGGAAGGTGACAATGTTGTACTTGGAGGTCTTGATGCAGTTGCTCTGGGGATGGATGGGGCGAGAAGGGGGTTCAGGAGTTGCCGAAGCCCCGTGACCGCCCAGCATCGCTCtgggggcagggctgcagcacacCGTGCCCCTAATTCGGGAGCTCTGGACAGCAGCCTGGACCCctggctcctgcccctgccttAACTCCGTGGCAGCTTCCTCGAGAAGCCGATTCCTCCCCCTTGGTCACCAGCCGGTACCCAGGGaccagcctcctccagcagcagcatccgGAGCATCCAGGCGGCAGCACCCGGCCCCCCCAAGGGTCACCCCAACGCAgacccc carries:
- the ATP8B2 gene encoding phospholipid-transporting ATPase ID isoform X3 — protein: MTVPREMPEKWPRVRAPGGAEEERRVRANAREYNEKFQYASNCIKTSKYNIVTFLPVNLFEQFQEVANTYFLFLLILQLIPQISSLSWFTTIVPLVLVLTITAVKDATDDYFRHKSDNQVNNRQSQVLIGGVLRQEQWMNVRVGDIIKLENNQFVAADLLLLSSSEPHGLCYIETAELDGETNMKVRQAIPVTSELSDTSKLARFDGEVICEPPNNKLDKFGGTLYWKENKYPLSNQNMLLRGCVLRNTEWCFGLVVFAGPDTKLMQNSGRTKFKRTSIDRLMNTLVLWIFGFLVCMGVILAIGNAIWEHEVGVCFQIYLPWDEGVHSAFFSGFLSFWSYIIILNTVVPISLYVSVEVIRLGHSYFINWDKKMYCAKRRTPAEARTTTLNEELGQVEYIFSDKTGTLTQNIMVFSKCSVNGHSYGDVQDVLGHKAELGERPEPVDFSFNPLADPRFQFWDPSLLEAVKLGDPHVHEFFRLLSLCHTVMSEEKSEGELYYKAQSPDEGALVTAARNFGFVFRSRTPKTITVHELGRAITYQLLAILDFNNIRKRMSVIVRSPEGKIRLYCKGADTILLERLHPINQDLTNVTTDHLNEYAGEGLRTLVLAYKDLEEGYYEDWSERLHRASSAAEAREDRLARLYDEVEHDMMLLGATAIEDKLQQGVPETIAILTLANIKIWVLTGDKQETAVNIGYSCKMLTDDMTEVFVVTGHTVLEVREELRKAREKMMDASRSMGNGFSYQEKLSSSKLTSVLEAIAGEYALVINGHSLAHALEADMEVEFLETACACKAVICCRVTPLQKAQVVELVKKYKKAVTLAIGDGANDVSMIKTAHIGVGISGQEGIQAVLASDYSFSQFKFLQRLLLVHGRWSYLRMCKFLCYFFYKNFAFTMVHFWFGFFCGFSAQTVYDQYFITLYNIVYTSLPVLAMGVFDQLADYQSFAVTVATSLVIVVSVQIGLDTGFWTAINHFFIWGSLAAYFAILFAMHSDSLFQMFPNQFRFVGNAQNTLAQPTVWLTIALTTVVCIMPVVAFRFLKLDLKPELSDTVRYTQLVRKKQKTQHRCMRRVGRVGSRRSGYAFSHQEGFGELIMSGKNMRLSSLALSTFTARPSAGWIETLRKKKGSDSSTAGSPSGAADKTLKV
- the ATP8B2 gene encoding phospholipid-transporting ATPase ID isoform X2; amino-acid sequence: MERCAARRAPEEERRVRANAREYNEKFQYASNCIKTSKYNIVTFLPVNLFEQFQEVANTYFLFLLILQLIPQISSLSWFTTIVPLVLVLTITAVKDATDDYFRHKSDNQVNNRQSQVLIGGVLRQEQWMNVRVGDIIKLENNQFVAADLLLLSSSEPHGLCYIETAELDGETNMKVRQAIPVTSELSDTSKLARFDGEVICEPPNNKLDKFGGTLYWKENKYPLSNQNMLLRGCVLRNTEWCFGLVVFAGPDTKLMQNSGRTKFKRTSIDRLMNTLVLWIFGFLVCMGVILAIGNAIWEHEVGVCFQIYLPWDEGVHSAFFSGFLSFWSYIIILNTVVPISLYVSVEVIRLGHSYFINWDKKMYCAKRRTPAEARTTTLNEELGQVEYIFSDKTGTLTQNIMVFSKCSVNGHSYGDVQDVLGHKAELGERPEPVDFSFNPLADPRFQFWDPSLLEAVKLGDPHVHEFFRLLSLCHTVMSEEKSEGELYYKAQSPDEGALVTAARNFGFVFRSRTPKTITVHELGRAITYQLLAILDFNNIRKRMSVIVRSPEGKIRLYCKGADTILLERLHPINQDLTNVTTDHLNEYAGEGLRTLVLAYKDLEEGYYEDWSERLHRASSAAEAREDRLARLYDEVEHDMMLLGATAIEDKLQQGVPETIAILTLANIKIWVLTGDKQETAVNIGYSCKMLTDDMTEVFVVTGHTVLEVREELRKAREKMMDASRSMGNGFSYQEKLSSSKLTSVLEAIAGEYALVINGHSLAHALEADMEVEFLETACACKAVICCRVTPLQKAQVVELVKKYKKAVTLAIGDGANDVSMIKTAHIGVGISGQEGIQAVLASDYSFSQFKFLQRLLLVHGRWSYLRMCKFLCYFFYKNFAFTMVHFWFGFFCGFSAQTVYDQYFITLYNIVYTSLPVLAMGVFDQDVPEQRSMEYPKLYEPGQLNLLFNKREFFICIAQGIYTSVLMFFIPYGVFADATRDDGAQLADYQSFAVTVATSLVIVVSVQIGLDTGFWTAINHFFIWGSLAAYFAILFAMHSDSLFQMFPNQFRFVGNAQNTLAQPTVWLTIALTTVVCIMPVVAFRFLKLDLKPELSDTVRYTQLVRKKQKTQHRCMRRVGRVGSRRSGYAFSHQEGFGELIMSGKNMRLSSLALSTFTARPSAGWIETLRKKKGSDSSTAGSPSGAADKTLKV
- the ATP8B2 gene encoding phospholipid-transporting ATPase ID isoform X1, translated to MTVPREMPEKWPRVRAPGGAEEERRVRANAREYNEKFQYASNCIKTSKYNIVTFLPVNLFEQFQEVANTYFLFLLILQLIPQISSLSWFTTIVPLVLVLTITAVKDATDDYFRHKSDNQVNNRQSQVLIGGVLRQEQWMNVRVGDIIKLENNQFVAADLLLLSSSEPHGLCYIETAELDGETNMKVRQAIPVTSELSDTSKLARFDGEVICEPPNNKLDKFGGTLYWKENKYPLSNQNMLLRGCVLRNTEWCFGLVVFAGPDTKLMQNSGRTKFKRTSIDRLMNTLVLWIFGFLVCMGVILAIGNAIWEHEVGVCFQIYLPWDEGVHSAFFSGFLSFWSYIIILNTVVPISLYVSVEVIRLGHSYFINWDKKMYCAKRRTPAEARTTTLNEELGQVEYIFSDKTGTLTQNIMVFSKCSVNGHSYGDVQDVLGHKAELGERPEPVDFSFNPLADPRFQFWDPSLLEAVKLGDPHVHEFFRLLSLCHTVMSEEKSEGELYYKAQSPDEGALVTAARNFGFVFRSRTPKTITVHELGRAITYQLLAILDFNNIRKRMSVIVRSPEGKIRLYCKGADTILLERLHPINQDLTNVTTDHLNEYAGEGLRTLVLAYKDLEEGYYEDWSERLHRASSAAEAREDRLARLYDEVEHDMMLLGATAIEDKLQQGVPETIAILTLANIKIWVLTGDKQETAVNIGYSCKMLTDDMTEVFVVTGHTVLEVREELRKAREKMMDASRSMGNGFSYQEKLSSSKLTSVLEAIAGEYALVINGHSLAHALEADMEVEFLETACACKAVICCRVTPLQKAQVVELVKKYKKAVTLAIGDGANDVSMIKTAHIGVGISGQEGIQAVLASDYSFSQFKFLQRLLLVHGRWSYLRMCKFLCYFFYKNFAFTMVHFWFGFFCGFSAQTVYDQYFITLYNIVYTSLPVLAMGVFDQDVPEQRSMEYPKLYEPGQLNLLFNKREFFICIAQGIYTSVLMFFIPYGVFADATRDDGAQLADYQSFAVTVATSLVIVVSVQIGLDTGFWTAINHFFIWGSLAAYFAILFAMHSDSLFQMFPNQFRFVGNAQNTLAQPTVWLTIALTTVVCIMPVVAFRFLKLDLKPELSDTVRYTQLVRKKQKTQHRCMRRVGRVGSRRSGYAFSHQEGFGELIMSGKNMRLSSLALSTFTARPSAGWIETLRKKKGSDSSTAGSPSGAADKTLKV